Proteins from one Hydrogenophaga sp. SL48 genomic window:
- a CDS encoding pilus assembly protein, with protein sequence MKQRLISEVPMKTLFTLPFVHRLVLSVALCSAVLLGSQAWAQPANRPLLTNQSGAKPNLMVALDNSGSMAYTYHETYNVTNDFENVPARVCPSPYSNVNSTNATNFNAGIGGDAIYNAGNYTCYRRYWDGSRWRIEARTTWSVAASPARTYWNWSAQRSADVNPVYYNPRTRYLPRVNGSGVALVPSDNVVWVSNVASAAFSYQVFQRDVAPNDYRVYHSMYDDDGTTRNFQGVVNSPSTPTGFTSRYTLSNTRRIPEHIAYTAATAASPAFTYAYCSLVVKDGAGQDIGCGARTRVNVSYGGTATHVIPTPNTRTDCTANTCTNAQEVTNILNWYRYYSNRQLATSTAIGLALADTDANGAPNNPSKLDNELRIGYMPINQSHSSPLVTPPGATSPVTLSRGVRPLSRGSTDNNNLFNWLNGMVSQGGTPLHNAVERAADYYGRRNGVTEYAWRTDPTSNSSPEMNCRRSFNLLFSDGGWSSGTPWGPTAAGLDYDNINGLQTFTRTRADGTTESFQYMKSGINTLAGRLQYVPFPSTGTGGLADITARYYWHEDMRAGAEPAGLDNNIQTRPGQPTFWQNMTTYTVGYLIEPSGEATGTGLTFNQIEQYKTNYTLYGSGAPTVFPPFPTGDLISNNDLQTRVDDFIHAGYTGGARSFSARSADDVKSIFNTILAEILSASGRDAGVSVNTGGGDNSTLAGRLKYTVSYRTMDNSGDIQARQLAADGSETGVTVWSANQLMPGHAARRVFTMHDLNQPVDFMGAFSGLPTDVRDALATGPDAGRIPTNDRFINYLRGDNTALDAQGHLFRQRTSRVAAMVNPPAVFMGDARDYAYDQDGSGGVDGRGSYVDYTNRKRGYPKSLYVATNAGTMHAFSAAAGTELAAVMPRRSLRRMLNFAAEPYNFEYVLDGPITENDIFDRRKADSDGLTASTEWRAWRHLGIGTGGRGERLVYAVNSPIKPGVTPNRIPDRADFLWETGPDVIDGADGSDVTAGYMSNSARSGQTEDLSDATNAQRGRWIVAVNNGHYNGEPNGEKAGLVVLDAVSGEVIRTIPLPSGYSAGDGLSGVTLLRSYGSNTRVVAAYAGDANGQLWKFNLSGDPSTWHVEHGRPLFTVPGNRPIYGSPAWQAHEEGGFIVVFATGIMLEEDHLQDLDGQAIYGIWDRQTLDGSMLNGEPFNPVTLTQLEERTIDPSSQAAGAAFLYYGIQSDATPQIDWDTQRGWFIRMQNVYQTDAGLQPGERSIADVQNFGRSVIITTTVLRPPASGEMCSVADLPGNYVYIVNAQSASPELSQSFDVDGDGRLDPYAVAYAPQGGFTRGISVSRFRSRADGTALPDEPQTDNGDPSDPQVTETVNDRMQKAADEAAGESALSSTGGAPKCRTMRGIILGTGETPLGAGVFCPTTGWSRTQFQLSAPPEN encoded by the coding sequence ATGAAACAAAGACTTATCAGCGAGGTTCCCATGAAGACCCTGTTCACATTGCCCTTCGTCCACCGGTTGGTCCTGTCGGTGGCCCTTTGCAGCGCGGTCTTGCTGGGTTCGCAAGCGTGGGCCCAGCCTGCCAACCGTCCGCTGCTGACCAACCAGTCGGGCGCCAAGCCCAACCTGATGGTCGCGCTGGACAACTCGGGGTCCATGGCGTACACCTACCATGAGACTTACAACGTCACGAATGATTTCGAAAACGTGCCGGCCCGGGTATGCCCCAGCCCTTATTCGAACGTCAATTCGACAAACGCAACAAATTTCAACGCCGGCATCGGTGGCGACGCGATCTACAACGCGGGCAACTACACCTGCTACCGAAGGTACTGGGATGGGTCCCGCTGGCGCATCGAAGCCCGCACCACCTGGTCGGTCGCCGCCTCGCCTGCTCGCACCTACTGGAACTGGTCCGCCCAGCGCTCGGCCGACGTCAACCCGGTCTATTACAACCCGCGAACGAGATACCTGCCGCGGGTCAATGGCAGTGGCGTTGCCCTGGTGCCCTCAGACAATGTGGTGTGGGTGTCCAACGTGGCCAGCGCTGCCTTTTCTTACCAGGTGTTTCAGCGGGATGTGGCACCCAACGACTACCGCGTGTATCACTCGATGTATGACGACGATGGCACGACGAGGAACTTCCAGGGTGTGGTCAACAGCCCGAGCACTCCAACCGGCTTCACCTCGCGGTACACCTTGTCCAACACACGGCGCATTCCCGAGCACATCGCCTACACAGCGGCCACGGCGGCTTCGCCGGCATTCACCTACGCCTACTGTTCCCTGGTCGTCAAAGATGGGGCTGGGCAGGACATCGGTTGCGGGGCGCGAACACGGGTGAACGTCAGTTACGGTGGCACCGCCACCCACGTCATTCCCACGCCCAATACCCGAACGGATTGCACAGCCAACACATGCACGAATGCCCAGGAAGTCACCAACATCCTGAACTGGTACCGCTACTACAGCAACCGGCAGCTGGCCACCAGCACGGCCATCGGACTGGCCCTCGCGGACACCGATGCGAATGGTGCGCCGAACAACCCGTCCAAACTCGACAACGAGCTGCGCATCGGCTACATGCCGATCAACCAGTCCCACAGCAGCCCGCTGGTCACACCGCCCGGGGCGACTTCTCCGGTCACGCTGTCGCGTGGTGTGCGGCCGCTCAGCCGAGGTTCGACCGACAACAACAACCTGTTCAACTGGCTCAACGGCATGGTGTCCCAGGGGGGAACGCCACTGCACAATGCCGTGGAGCGGGCGGCTGACTACTACGGCCGGCGAAACGGTGTGACGGAATACGCGTGGCGGACCGACCCCACCTCCAACAGCAGCCCCGAAATGAACTGCCGCCGCTCCTTCAACCTGCTGTTCTCTGACGGCGGATGGTCGTCTGGTACGCCGTGGGGCCCCACAGCGGCGGGACTTGACTACGACAACATCAACGGTCTCCAAACGTTCACCCGGACCCGAGCGGATGGAACCACCGAGTCGTTTCAGTACATGAAGAGTGGCATCAACACCTTGGCCGGTCGCCTTCAGTATGTGCCCTTCCCGAGCACGGGCACTGGCGGCTTGGCCGACATCACGGCCCGGTATTACTGGCACGAGGACATGAGAGCAGGTGCAGAACCGGCAGGACTGGACAACAACATCCAGACCCGCCCCGGGCAACCGACGTTCTGGCAGAACATGACCACCTACACGGTGGGTTACCTGATCGAGCCATCCGGCGAAGCGACCGGCACCGGCCTGACTTTCAATCAGATCGAACAGTACAAGACAAACTACACGCTTTACGGGTCAGGGGCGCCCACGGTGTTCCCTCCATTCCCCACGGGAGACCTCATTTCCAACAACGACCTCCAGACGCGGGTGGACGACTTCATTCATGCCGGCTACACCGGTGGTGCCCGCTCGTTCAGCGCCCGTTCGGCCGACGACGTCAAATCCATCTTCAACACGATCCTGGCCGAGATCCTGAGCGCGTCCGGCCGGGACGCCGGCGTCTCGGTCAACACCGGTGGTGGAGACAACAGCACGCTGGCGGGTCGCCTCAAATACACGGTGTCCTACCGCACCATGGACAACTCGGGCGACATTCAGGCGCGTCAGCTGGCCGCCGATGGCAGCGAAACCGGTGTGACGGTGTGGTCTGCGAACCAGCTGATGCCGGGCCACGCCGCTCGACGTGTGTTCACCATGCACGACCTGAACCAGCCCGTCGATTTCATGGGAGCGTTCAGCGGCCTGCCCACCGACGTCCGCGATGCACTCGCCACCGGCCCCGACGCTGGCCGGATTCCCACCAACGACCGTTTCATCAACTACCTGCGCGGTGACAACACGGCGCTCGATGCCCAAGGCCATCTGTTCCGTCAGCGGACTTCACGCGTCGCGGCCATGGTCAACCCACCGGCCGTCTTCATGGGCGATGCCCGGGACTACGCCTACGACCAGGACGGCAGTGGCGGCGTCGACGGACGTGGCAGCTATGTGGACTACACCAACCGCAAGCGCGGTTACCCCAAGTCGTTGTACGTGGCCACCAACGCGGGCACCATGCACGCGTTCTCTGCGGCTGCGGGCACCGAACTGGCCGCCGTCATGCCGCGCCGCAGCCTCAGGCGCATGCTGAACTTCGCTGCGGAGCCATACAACTTCGAGTACGTGCTGGATGGTCCGATCACGGAAAACGACATCTTTGATCGCCGCAAAGCCGACAGCGACGGCCTCACGGCATCCACCGAATGGAGGGCCTGGCGCCACCTGGGTATTGGCACGGGTGGTCGGGGTGAAAGACTGGTGTACGCCGTCAACTCGCCCATCAAGCCCGGGGTGACGCCGAACCGCATTCCTGATCGGGCAGACTTCCTCTGGGAAACCGGTCCGGACGTGATCGATGGCGCCGATGGCAGCGATGTCACCGCCGGCTACATGTCCAATTCGGCCCGCAGCGGTCAGACCGAAGACCTGTCGGATGCAACGAACGCCCAGCGTGGACGCTGGATCGTGGCGGTCAACAACGGCCACTACAACGGTGAACCCAATGGTGAAAAGGCCGGGCTGGTCGTGCTGGACGCCGTGAGCGGCGAGGTCATCCGCACCATTCCCCTGCCCTCGGGCTATTCGGCTGGAGACGGGCTCAGCGGCGTGACGCTGCTGCGCAGCTACGGCAGCAACACGCGCGTGGTGGCTGCATACGCCGGCGACGCCAACGGCCAGTTGTGGAAGTTCAACCTGTCGGGCGATCCGAGCACCTGGCATGTGGAGCATGGCAGGCCGCTGTTCACGGTGCCGGGCAACCGCCCCATCTACGGCTCCCCAGCCTGGCAGGCCCATGAGGAGGGCGGGTTCATCGTGGTGTTTGCCACGGGCATCATGCTGGAAGAAGACCATCTGCAGGATCTGGACGGCCAGGCGATCTACGGCATCTGGGACCGACAGACCCTTGACGGCAGCATGCTCAATGGCGAACCCTTCAACCCGGTCACCCTGACGCAGCTGGAAGAACGCACCATTGACCCGAGTTCGCAGGCGGCGGGGGCTGCTTTCCTGTACTACGGCATCCAGAGCGACGCAACACCCCAAATCGACTGGGACACCCAGCGCGGCTGGTTCATCCGCATGCAAAACGTCTACCAGACTGATGCCGGGCTGCAGCCGGGGGAACGGTCCATCGCCGATGTCCAGAACTTCGGGAGAAGCGTGATCATCACCACCACCGTTCTTCGGCCGCCTGCCTCGGGAGAAATGTGCAGCGTCGCCGACCTGCCTGGAAACTATGTCTACATCGTGAATGCCCAGTCGGCTTCGCCCGAACTCAGCCAATCGTTCGATGTCGACGGCGATGGCCGCCTGGATCCCTATGCCGTGGCCTACGCGCCCCAGGGGGGCTTCACACGCGGTATCTCTGTCAGCCGTTTCCGCTCGCGGGCCGATGGCACCGCACTGCCCGACGAACCGCAAACGGACAATGGGGATCCCAGCGACCCCCAGGTGACCGAAACCGTCAATGACCGGATGCAGAAAGCCGCCGATGAAGCTGCTGGCGAATCCGCACTGAGCTCCACCGGGGGAGCCCCCAAGTGCCGGACCATGCGAGGCATCATTCTGGGTACCGGGGAAACGCCGCTCGGCGCCGGGGTGTTCTGCCCGACCACGGGCTGGAGCCGCACCCAGTTCCAGCTGAGTGCCCCGCCCGAAAACTGA